ACGGTGTTAATAAGGTCTTCATAGTTGATGCTGAATGATGATCTTTCTACGTCTTCAGTACGAACCGACACGGTGATAATATCGCCTTCCTGTAATTGCAGATCGTTTTGCAAAGTACCCGTACGTATCTCGGGACCTTGAAGATCCAGGAGTATCGGAACCGCGTCTTTGATTTTTTGATTAATCGATTTAACAGCTTTGATGACTTTTTCGTGAGTATCGTGATTACCGTGCGACATATTCAAGCGCACGACATTCATCCCGGCCTTATACATGCCCATAAGCATTTCATGTGAACCGGTTGAGGGGCCGATGGTACAGATAATTTTAGTCTTTCTTAAGCTATTGTTCATTACGAGATATTTAAGTTAAATTATGACGGGTATTTGATTAATGTAAAATTTGCTTAACATAAGAGTAAAATTCCCTTGTCGGTCTGCTGAAAATCGAATCCCATTTGAGTTGGAATTTCTTTAGTATGTATATAGCTTCTCCATTGGTTGGGTGTATCTTGTATAAACGGGCCCCGGTGCCGTTTTCGTTAAAGTTCCCGGCTGAATTTTTTCTTTTTGAGCCCTTGCTGTAAATAAAAAGAGAAACTCTTGGCTATAAACATAAGGCACAGGAACGATATATTCACTATGACACAATGTTCTACCCCGGTTTCATGAAAGGAGGATAACAATAAATGGCTTACGAACCCATCGAGGATTACGGTATTATCGGCGATCTGAATACGGTTGCTCATGTGAGCCTGAGCGGCTCTATCGATTTTTTCTGCTATCCGGATTTTGACAGCCCGTCGATATTCGTCCGTATACTGGACGATGAAAAAGGCGGTCATTTCAGCATCGCACCGGAATTTGATGTGGGCCGCCGCAGCCAGCTTTATCTCCCCGATACAAATATCCTGCTTACCCGGTTCCTCTCCCGGGACGGTATTCTGGAGATTACAGATTTCATGCCGGTCGTCGCGAAGGACGACGCGTGCCGAATCATTCGCATTGTCCACGCCGTGAAGGGTGAAATCCCCGTGAAAATGGAGTGCAGACCCGCCTTCGATTATGCGCGGGGAAGTTCTGAAATAAAGCTTGAAAATGATGGCCGGGACGCATTGTTCATGGGACGTGACCTGAGGTTGCGCCTGCAAAGCAGGGAAAGAATGCGGCAGAGCGGTGGCGGAAAGACCGAGGCCCATTTCACCATGGCCGAAGGCGACTGCACGGCGTTCATGCTGACCTGCGGCGATTGTGAGGATATCCCGTTTACTGAAGAGTCCCTCACGAGTGTTCAGGAAGATACCGCCCGCTTCTGGAGGGACTGGATTTCGCAGGCCGATTATAGCGGGAGCTGGCTGGAGATGGTCCGCCGCTCGGCTCTGGTACTTAAGCTTCTGACTTCAAGGGAGCACGGCTCTATCGTCGCCGCGCCGACCTTCGGTCTGCCTGAAGCGATAGGCGGCTCCCGGAACTGGGATTATCGCTACTGCTGGATCAGGGATTCGGCGTTTACGGTTTACGCCTTCTTGAGGCTGGGTTTCACGGAAGAAGCCGCGGCCTATATGGAATGGATCGAGGAACGGTTCCGCGATTGCGGAAAGGACGGCGCGCTGCAGCTGATGTATGCGGTGGACGGCAGTACGGATCTGGAGGAAAAGGAGCTGGATCATCTGGAAGGCTATGAGCACAGCCGCCCGGTGCGCATCGGAAACGCCGCGAAGAATCAGTTCCAGCTCGATATTTACGGGGAGCTACTGGACTCCGTTTATCTTGCCGACAAGTACGTGCACAAGATTTCCTACGATGCCTGGATGAATGTGACCCGCACGGTCGAATATGTGTGCGAGAACTGGCGAAAGCCCGATGAGGGGATATGGGAGTTTCGCGGAGGACAGAAAGAATTTTTACATACGCGCCTTATGTGCTGGGTGGCTGTCGACCGCGCCGTGCGCATGGCGCAGAAGGAATCATTGCCAGCGCCGTTTTCACGCTGGTTCGATGTGCGCGGGGAAATATATAACGATATTTTTGACAATTTCTGGGACGAAGAACTGAGGGCTTTTGTACAATACAAAGGGGCGAAAACGCTCGACGCTTCCGCGTTACTCATGCCGTTGATGAAGTTCATCTCACCCACGGACCCGCGGTGGCTCTCTACGCTCGACGCGATAGGCGAGCGGCTTGTAAGCGATACTCTGGTCCATCGGTACGAGGAAAAGGAATTGGAGGCGCTCGATTCGAGCCAGGAAGGCAGCTTTACAATGTGCTCTTTCTGGTACATCGAATGCCTGGTCCGCGCCGGACGGACGAAGGAGGCGCGCCTGCTGTTCGACAAGATGATAGGTTACGCTAACCATCTCGGGCTATACGCCGAGGAGCTGGGCTATGATGGTCGCCATCTCGGGAACTTTCCGCAGGCTTATACCCATTTGGCCCTGATCAGCGCCGCGAGCGCGCTTGATAGGTTCGGGTAAAGAATACATTGCCTGAGAGAGGGTATAAATTTTCAGGCTGCCTCCATTAATCCCGCTTTTGGTCGGAAGAGGGAAGGCTTCATCATCAGCTTTTTCTTCTGCCGGCGAGGTATGGGAATTCCCGCAGTTTTTAGTCCCGGCCGGTGCATGATCTTTTCAGCTGAATATCAGCCGGGAGCATAAACTTACTGTTAAACCTGACCCAGGACTAATAGCAAACAGGGTATCAGAAAGACCGGAGCCGAAGCCTGACAGACCCAGGCAGTGGTGGGGAAGAGATATGACGAAGTGACTAAACAGAGAAGCCGGTTCAGGTGGAAGAGGAGTATCACAAGAATTGTACTTCACATAAAAACCCTGTTTGGTCGTTAGGAGGCAGCGTACAAATTAGTTGACTTTCCCAACGGAAAGCCCTAAGT
The genomic region above belongs to Deltaproteobacteria bacterium and contains:
- a CDS encoding glycoside hydrolase family 15 protein — translated: MAYEPIEDYGIIGDLNTVAHVSLSGSIDFFCYPDFDSPSIFVRILDDEKGGHFSIAPEFDVGRRSQLYLPDTNILLTRFLSRDGILEITDFMPVVAKDDACRIIRIVHAVKGEIPVKMECRPAFDYARGSSEIKLENDGRDALFMGRDLRLRLQSRERMRQSGGGKTEAHFTMAEGDCTAFMLTCGDCEDIPFTEESLTSVQEDTARFWRDWISQADYSGSWLEMVRRSALVLKLLTSREHGSIVAAPTFGLPEAIGGSRNWDYRYCWIRDSAFTVYAFLRLGFTEEAAAYMEWIEERFRDCGKDGALQLMYAVDGSTDLEEKELDHLEGYEHSRPVRIGNAAKNQFQLDIYGELLDSVYLADKYVHKISYDAWMNVTRTVEYVCENWRKPDEGIWEFRGGQKEFLHTRLMCWVAVDRAVRMAQKESLPAPFSRWFDVRGEIYNDIFDNFWDEELRAFVQYKGAKTLDASALLMPLMKFISPTDPRWLSTLDAIGERLVSDTLVHRYEEKELEALDSSQEGSFTMCSFWYIECLVRAGRTKEARLLFDKMIGYANHLGLYAEELGYDGRHLGNFPQAYTHLALISAASALDRFG